One genomic region from Rosa rugosa chromosome 1, drRosRugo1.1, whole genome shotgun sequence encodes:
- the LOC133726982 gene encoding zinc finger CCCH domain-containing protein 25 isoform X1: protein MTIDDESSVYVGGLPYDATEDSVRRVFDLYGAVVAVKIVNDNTSRGKCYGFVTFRNPRSAIDAINDMDGRTVDGRVVRVNEVRTRGGRLGFGRGRERESFRRDVERGRNWGRGREHEMEYDDVRERYRERSMERGDRYIVRSRERRSVEYEGEIDGGYGRVHGDQEVMSEHFSDRERVRDRDLEDIEQGHSRSHERGWGRRNRTVESDREREMDRTELPNDIVEKDRDQQSRRWNGSNSVDRNSRELLSHSSDDFSDQVKEQLERSTLRLEELKKETSEMEEKLEDEGKLVLDLQNQSKFYSKSLFHMLNLVLVSLRQKLEDALVNAKKNTSHQKMQLTKLHDCFMQVKDYRERLKRSEDELQMLVEAATGEDGIDDVGLRDKILTIGNA from the exons atgacgaTCGACGACGAGAGCTCCGTCTACGTCGGCGGCCTTCCGTACGACGCCACGGAGGACAGTGTCCGCCGAGTCTTCGATCTGTACGGCGCCGTCGTCGCCGTTAAG ATTGTGAATGATAATACGAGCAGAGGAAAATGCTACGGCTTCGTTACGTTTCGGAATCCACGGTCGGCGATCGACGCCATCAACGACATGGACGGCAGG ACTGTGGATGGGAGAGTTGTGAGAGTGAATGAGGTGAGGACTAGAGGGGGGAGATTAGGTTttgggagagggagagagagggagagtttcCGACGGGATGTCGAGAGGGGGAGGAACTGGGGGAGGGGTAGGGAGCATGAGATGGAGTATGATGATGTTAGGGAGAGGTATAGGGAGAGGTCTATGGAGCGTGGGGATAGGTACATTGTTCGGTCAAGGGAGCGGCGGTCTGTTGAGTATGAGGGGGAAATAGATGGGGGATACGGTCGTGTACATGGTGATCAGGAGGTAATGAGTGAGCATTTCTCGGATAGAGAACGTGTGAGGGACAGGGATTTGGAAGATATTGAGCAAGGACACAGCAGGAGCCATGAGCGGGGTTGGGGGAGAAGAAATCGTACTGTGGAATCTGATAGAGAGAGGGAGATGGACAGAACGGAGCTTCCAAATGATATTGTTGAGAAGGATAGAGATCAACAGTCAAGGAGGTGGAACGG TTCAAATTCTGTTGACCGAAATAGTAGGGAGCTTTTATCCCATTCAAGTGATGATTTCAGTGATCAG GTAAAAGAACAGCTTGAAAGATCCACACTGAGGCTTgaagaattgaaaaaagag ACTTCTGAGATGGAAGAGAAGTTAGAAGATGAAGGAAAACTggttttggatttacagaatcAATCTAAG TTTTACTCCAAGTCTTTATTTCACATGCTAAACTTGGTTCTGGTCTCACTGAGACAGAAGCTGGAGGATGCATTGGTAAATGCAAAGAAGAACACTTCACACCAGAAGATGCAGTTGACCAAG CTACATGATTGCTTTATGCAAGTAAAAGATTACAGAGAAAGACTTAAAAGAAGTGAAGATGAACTTCAG ATGCTGGTTGAAGCAGCAACAGGGGAAGATGGCATTGATGATGTTGGCTTGAGGGATAAAATCCTGACTATTGGCAATGCCTGA
- the LOC133726982 gene encoding zinc finger CCCH domain-containing protein 25 isoform X2 has protein sequence MTIDDESSVYVGGLPYDATEDSVRRVFDLYGAVVAVKIVNDNTSRGKCYGFVTFRNPRSAIDAINDMDGRTVDGRVVRVNEVRTRGGRLGFGRGRERESFRRDVERGRNWGRGREHEMEYDDVRERYRERSMERGDRYIVRSRERRSVEYEGEIDGGYGRVHGDQEVMSEHFSDRERVRDRDLEDIEQGHSRSHERGWGRRNRTVESDREREMDRTELPNDIVEKDRDQQSRRWNGSNSVDRNSRELLSHSSDDFSDQVKEQLERSTLRLEELKKETSEMEEKLEDEGKLVLDLQNQSKKLEDALVNAKKNTSHQKMQLTKLHDCFMQVKDYRERLKRSEDELQMLVEAATGEDGIDDVGLRDKILTIGNA, from the exons atgacgaTCGACGACGAGAGCTCCGTCTACGTCGGCGGCCTTCCGTACGACGCCACGGAGGACAGTGTCCGCCGAGTCTTCGATCTGTACGGCGCCGTCGTCGCCGTTAAG ATTGTGAATGATAATACGAGCAGAGGAAAATGCTACGGCTTCGTTACGTTTCGGAATCCACGGTCGGCGATCGACGCCATCAACGACATGGACGGCAGG ACTGTGGATGGGAGAGTTGTGAGAGTGAATGAGGTGAGGACTAGAGGGGGGAGATTAGGTTttgggagagggagagagagggagagtttcCGACGGGATGTCGAGAGGGGGAGGAACTGGGGGAGGGGTAGGGAGCATGAGATGGAGTATGATGATGTTAGGGAGAGGTATAGGGAGAGGTCTATGGAGCGTGGGGATAGGTACATTGTTCGGTCAAGGGAGCGGCGGTCTGTTGAGTATGAGGGGGAAATAGATGGGGGATACGGTCGTGTACATGGTGATCAGGAGGTAATGAGTGAGCATTTCTCGGATAGAGAACGTGTGAGGGACAGGGATTTGGAAGATATTGAGCAAGGACACAGCAGGAGCCATGAGCGGGGTTGGGGGAGAAGAAATCGTACTGTGGAATCTGATAGAGAGAGGGAGATGGACAGAACGGAGCTTCCAAATGATATTGTTGAGAAGGATAGAGATCAACAGTCAAGGAGGTGGAACGG TTCAAATTCTGTTGACCGAAATAGTAGGGAGCTTTTATCCCATTCAAGTGATGATTTCAGTGATCAG GTAAAAGAACAGCTTGAAAGATCCACACTGAGGCTTgaagaattgaaaaaagag ACTTCTGAGATGGAAGAGAAGTTAGAAGATGAAGGAAAACTggttttggatttacagaatcAATCTAAG AAGCTGGAGGATGCATTGGTAAATGCAAAGAAGAACACTTCACACCAGAAGATGCAGTTGACCAAG CTACATGATTGCTTTATGCAAGTAAAAGATTACAGAGAAAGACTTAAAAGAAGTGAAGATGAACTTCAG ATGCTGGTTGAAGCAGCAACAGGGGAAGATGGCATTGATGATGTTGGCTTGAGGGATAAAATCCTGACTATTGGCAATGCCTGA